In one window of Miscanthus floridulus cultivar M001 chromosome 12, ASM1932011v1, whole genome shotgun sequence DNA:
- the LOC136496884 gene encoding uncharacterized protein At4g06744-like: MAGAAAVVAVLVLSAAHGALCGSSHVEFAGAVARDRSAPAPSVSPPSSWHRGNSTAPALEGCGCEPTPPSWRFLNDKLRALYPVIQAFKQTITCDPLGVTATWTGTELCNSFFNGTTYYKGFYCDYPPDAPKNLTVASIDFNGFGLCAPSLAGFIDAFPDLALFHANSNNFSGDVPDLTHLQYFYELDLSNNNFSGAFPDSVVPLGGLLFLDLRFNRYAGAVPAPVFALTVEALFLNNNGFNGRIPDTFGSTGAQYLVVANNQFTGPIPRSIYNTSATLSEVLFLNNRLSGCLPYEVGLVEGLVVFDAGGNEITGPIPLSFGCLRDVEELNLAGNQLYGQVPDVVCLLARNGKLGNLSLSNNFFHSVGHHCMELVRSRVLDVRRNCILGFPDQRPPLECAAFYADPSKHCPFIPHIPCDLPGYKPPHPHAAAALPASASAAAAGAPAHAHQGHGGGN, encoded by the coding sequence ATGGCGGGTGCGGCAGCGGTAGTAGCTGTGCTCGTGCTCTCCGCGGCGCACGGCGCGCTCTGCGGATCGAGCCACGTTGAGTTCGCGGGGGCCGTCGCCCGCGACCGCAGTGCGCCAGCGCCGTCGgtgtcgccgccgtcgtcctggCACCGCGGGAACAGCACGGCGCCGGCGCTGGAGGGGTGCGGGTGCGAGCCGACTCCGCCCTCGTGGAGGTTCCTTAACGACAAGCTGAGGGCGCTGTACCCGGTGATCCAGGCGTTCAAGCAGACGATCACGTGCGACCCGCTGGGCGTGACGGCGACGTGGACGGGCACGGAGCTCTGCAACAGCTTCTTCAACGGCACCACCTACTACAAGGGCTTCTACTGCGACTACCCGCCGGACGCGCCGAAGAATCTCACGGTGGCGTCCATCGACTTCAACGGCTTCGGCCTGTGCGCGCCGTCGCTGGCCGGGTTCATCGACGCGTTCCCGGACCTCGCCCTATTCCACGccaactccaacaacttctcgGGCGACGTGCCGGACCTGACCCACCTCCAATACTTCTACGAGCTGGACCTGTCCAACAACAACTTCTCGGGCGCGTTCCCGGACTCCGTCGTGCCGCTGGGCGGGCTGCTGTTCCTGGACCTCCGCTTCAACCGGTACGCGGGCGCCGTGCCGGCGCCGGTGTTCGCGCTCACCGTCGAGGCGCTGTTCCTCAACAACAACGGGTTCAACGGGCGGATCCCGGACACGTTCGGCAGCACGGGCGCGCAGTACCTGGTGGTGGCCAACAACCAGTTCACGGGGCCCATCCCGCGGTCCATCTACAACACGTCGGCGACGCTGTCGGAGGTGCTGTTCCTCAACAACCGCCTGTCCGGGTGCCTCCCCTACGAGGTGGGGCTGGTGGAGGGGCTCGTCGTGTTCGACGCCGGCGGGAACGAGATCACGGGGCCGATCCCGCTGTCGTTCGGATGCCTCCGCGACGTGGAGGAGCTCAACCTGGCGGGCAACCAGCTGTACGGGCAGGTCCCCGACGTGGTGTGCCTGCTGGCGAGGAACGGGAAGCTGGGGAACCTGTCGCTGTCGAACAACTTCTTCCACTCGGTCGGGCACCACTGCATGGAGCTCGTGCGGAGCAGGGTCCTGGACGTCCGGCGCAACTGCATCCTGGGGTTCCCTGACCAGCGGCCCCCGCTCGAGTGCGCCGCCTTCTACGCCGACCCCTCCAAGCACTGCCCCTTCATCCCGCACATCCCCTGCGATTTGCCTGGGTACAAGCCGCCGCATCCCCatgccgccgccgcgctgccggcctcggcctcggccgccgccgccggcgcgccgGCGCACGCTCACCAAGGCCATGGGGGTGGGAACTGA